In the genome of Photobacterium sp. TY1-4, one region contains:
- a CDS encoding FNR family transcription factor has protein sequence MISDKLPTKRVQSGGCAIHCQDCSISQLCIPFTLNESELDQLDQIIERKKPIQKGQELFKAGDELKSLYAIRSGTIKSYTITEQGDEQITAFHLAGDLVGFDAINEMMHPSFAQSLETSMVCEIPFEILDDLSGRMPKLRKQIMRLMSNEIKGDQEMILLLSKKNAEERLAAFLYNLSLRFSQRGFSPREFRLTMTRGDIGNYLGLTVETISRLLGRFQKSGMLSVKGKYITILDHEELSRLAGVSNNN, from the coding sequence ATGATTTCGGACAAACTTCCAACCAAACGTGTCCAGTCCGGTGGATGTGCTATTCATTGCCAGGACTGTAGTATCAGTCAGTTGTGTATTCCATTTACGCTGAACGAATCTGAGCTTGATCAATTGGATCAGATCATCGAGCGTAAAAAGCCGATCCAAAAAGGACAAGAGCTGTTTAAGGCTGGCGATGAGCTGAAATCGCTTTATGCGATCCGCTCGGGGACAATTAAGAGCTATACCATCACCGAGCAAGGGGATGAGCAAATCACTGCCTTCCATTTGGCCGGGGATTTGGTTGGTTTTGATGCCATTAATGAAATGATGCATCCGAGCTTCGCCCAGTCTCTGGAAACTTCGATGGTTTGTGAGATCCCATTTGAAATCCTGGATGACTTATCCGGCCGCATGCCGAAGCTGCGCAAACAGATTATGCGTTTGATGAGTAACGAGATTAAAGGCGATCAGGAAATGATCCTGTTGCTGTCGAAAAAGAATGCCGAAGAGCGTCTGGCGGCCTTCCTGTACAATCTCTCTCTGCGTTTCTCTCAGCGTGGCTTCTCACCTCGTGAGTTCCGCCTGACCATGACGCGTGGCGATATCGGTAACTACCTGGGCCTGACCGTCGAGACGATCAGCCGTCTGCTGGGTCGCTTCCAGAAATCAGGCATGCTGAGCGTCAAAGGTAAGTACATTACGATTCTGGATCACGAAGAACTGTCTCGCCTGGCCGGCGTTAGCAACAATAACTGA
- a CDS encoding helix-turn-helix transcriptional regulator produces MNQTFGLSRPSIGAPAAVPALMSVQQITPQMHAAGDAGSMCWYNLQLPDPKGSNHFRCFKLAEDICFTKSTYQSETPLQSEIDYPVETTLLVFGLTGESRLGFSENSLNTIKAGDIWLFNLNGRTFYRYSCANTRHEMAVLKIPTSRLKRAYSDQDRLFDAIFTMDHAQVASRQENSRWIAPLIDNPLHNPFDRMKAEGRALELLAHWLVPLAQSVYLTQSKAPTYSNPVERARQILITAITNPPTLDALARDVGMSHTRLNRNFKKTYGKTVFSWLRAYRLELAKSYLSDVAHSITEVAHLCGFSSASHFTQAFRQQEGLTPIDYRSQQMKHHHD; encoded by the coding sequence ATGAATCAAACCTTCGGGCTGAGTCGGCCGAGCATCGGGGCACCTGCGGCTGTACCTGCGCTTATGTCGGTGCAACAGATCACTCCCCAGATGCATGCTGCCGGCGATGCCGGCTCTATGTGTTGGTATAACCTTCAGCTCCCTGATCCAAAAGGAAGCAATCATTTCCGATGCTTCAAGCTTGCAGAAGATATTTGCTTTACCAAAAGCACATACCAGAGTGAAACCCCACTGCAGTCCGAAATTGACTATCCGGTAGAGACAACCCTTCTGGTATTCGGCCTCACGGGTGAAAGTCGCTTAGGATTTAGCGAAAACTCACTCAACACGATTAAAGCCGGTGATATTTGGCTATTTAACCTCAACGGCAGAACCTTTTACCGCTATAGCTGCGCCAACACCCGCCATGAAATGGCCGTACTCAAAATACCCACAAGCCGCCTGAAACGCGCCTATTCCGATCAGGATCGTCTGTTTGATGCCATTTTTACCATGGATCATGCACAAGTGGCTTCCCGGCAAGAAAACAGCCGCTGGATTGCCCCTCTGATTGATAACCCGCTCCATAATCCGTTTGATCGCATGAAAGCTGAAGGCAGAGCACTGGAGCTGTTAGCCCACTGGCTGGTTCCCCTCGCCCAATCCGTATACCTGACGCAAAGCAAAGCCCCCACCTATAGCAATCCTGTTGAGCGCGCCAGACAGATCCTCATCACCGCCATTACTAACCCGCCCACACTCGATGCCCTGGCCCGAGACGTCGGCATGAGCCACACCCGGCTCAACAGAAACTTCAAAAAGACATACGGCAAAACGGTTTTCAGCTGGCTCAGAGCCTATCGATTAGAGCTCGCGAAATCTTACCTGAGCGATGTCGCACACAGTATTACAGAGGTTGCCCACTTGTGCGGCTTCAGCAGTGCCAGCCATTTCACGCAGGCTTTCAGGCAGCAGGAAGGCTTGACGCCGATCGACTATCGCTCACAACAGATGAAACATCACCATGATTAG
- a CDS encoding MFS transporter, which yields MIRKPTHLKTLMPLMVLLIGNAIAHSIFMISFPIAGRVAGLSDWQTGAVLSLSALTMLLVAPAWGKQIDRRGRKPAIQYGIVGTALFLVLSAGLFALQPMLALAPLTMFVVFLVIRVGQSVTVAGLMPSAQAQITDMTSTQNRVSGMGLMGATFGIGSLLGGTLAMAMGVTFLPHALIAVAALMLISYWRLIPAWKETHQPAQAQCATANTRLPLSVIAPFVLITFTVILIYSLLQQTLGLRLQDQFGFTPQDALQRSGALLTAAMAAMAVCQGIISFMTIRHPVRLLLAGVCLGCIGLFTLIQTQMFIGLLLGITMVGLAMGCLFPANLALLSKVAGPSHQAYAASINIIGKGLGMAFGPLLGALLYEWHPTVPLGISLFLLGIVPILIRVKPIPAVAIS from the coding sequence ATGATTAGAAAACCAACCCATTTAAAAACTTTAATGCCGTTAATGGTGTTATTGATCGGCAATGCGATTGCCCACAGCATCTTTATGATTAGTTTCCCGATTGCCGGCAGAGTAGCTGGATTAAGTGACTGGCAAACCGGAGCTGTCCTGTCTTTATCGGCGTTGACGATGTTGCTGGTTGCCCCGGCGTGGGGAAAGCAAATTGACCGGCGAGGCAGAAAACCTGCGATTCAATACGGTATTGTGGGCACAGCCTTATTTTTGGTGCTCTCTGCCGGGTTATTCGCTTTGCAGCCCATGCTGGCACTCGCGCCGCTGACGATGTTTGTGGTCTTTCTCGTGATCCGGGTGGGTCAGTCTGTGACTGTCGCGGGCCTGATGCCCAGCGCACAAGCGCAAATTACGGACATGACCAGTACCCAGAATCGGGTTTCCGGAATGGGCCTTATGGGAGCAACCTTTGGCATCGGCAGTTTACTCGGCGGGACACTGGCCATGGCGATGGGCGTCACCTTTCTGCCGCACGCCCTGATTGCCGTCGCAGCCCTGATGTTGATCAGCTACTGGCGCTTGATCCCGGCCTGGAAAGAAACCCATCAACCTGCCCAAGCGCAGTGTGCCACCGCCAATACCCGGCTTCCCTTGTCGGTCATCGCCCCATTTGTATTGATTACTTTCACCGTGATCCTGATCTACAGTCTGCTGCAGCAGACGCTGGGATTGCGATTACAGGATCAATTTGGTTTCACACCACAAGATGCCCTCCAACGAAGCGGAGCCCTGCTGACGGCAGCTATGGCCGCCATGGCTGTTTGTCAGGGCATCATATCTTTCATGACTATCCGCCATCCGGTGCGGCTCTTACTGGCAGGCGTATGCCTCGGTTGTATTGGCTTGTTTACGCTGATTCAGACTCAGATGTTTATCGGTTTACTGCTGGGGATAACCATGGTTGGGCTCGCGATGGGATGTCTGTTCCCCGCCAACCTCGCATTGCTCAGCAAAGTCGCAGGCCCGTCACATCAGGCTTACGCCGCATCAATCAACATCATTGGCAAAGGGTTGGGCATGGCGTTTGGCCCTTTGCTCGGCGCCTTGCTCTATGAATGGCATCCGACCGTGCCTCTGGGCATTTCCCTCTTCCTGCTGGGTATCGTCCCCATCTTGATTCGAGTCAAACCCATCCCCGCCGTCGCTATCAGTTAA
- the uspE gene encoding universal stress protein UspE, which produces MTKYNNILVVADPEQDHQPALSRAVDLAKRSQDVTITLFLAIYDFSYEMTSMLSADERQAMRRGVVMQREEWLKDIIQPFKEKGFHIDLSVVWHNRPYEAIIAEVFSKNHDLLIKATHDHDKIGSVIFTPTDWHLLRKCPCPVLMVKEHSWPENGKIIASVNLAADSETHDKLNDAIVAEALAMADTLDAEVHLVNAYPATPVNITIELPEFDPASYSDAVRGHHLTSMKALRHKHGLPEEQTHVVEGLPEDVIPSVAKELDAELVILGTTGRTGLSAVFIGNTAEHTIDRLNCDLLALKPEGYVSPLSPHPEQD; this is translated from the coding sequence ATGACCAAGTACAATAATATTCTTGTTGTGGCTGATCCGGAGCAGGATCACCAACCAGCCTTATCTCGCGCCGTCGATCTTGCGAAACGCTCGCAAGACGTCACCATCACCCTATTCCTTGCCATCTACGATTTCTCGTACGAAATGACTTCCATGCTATCGGCTGATGAACGCCAGGCCATGCGCCGGGGCGTCGTTATGCAGCGTGAAGAGTGGTTGAAAGATATTATTCAGCCCTTTAAAGAGAAAGGATTTCATATCGATTTGAGCGTGGTATGGCATAACCGTCCATATGAAGCCATCATTGCGGAAGTGTTCAGTAAAAATCATGATCTGCTGATCAAAGCGACCCATGATCATGACAAAATTGGTTCGGTCATTTTCACCCCGACCGACTGGCACCTTCTGCGCAAGTGCCCCTGCCCGGTGTTGATGGTGAAAGAGCATAGCTGGCCGGAAAACGGAAAAATCATCGCCAGTGTGAATCTGGCAGCGGACAGCGAAACTCACGATAAGCTCAACGATGCCATTGTTGCAGAAGCATTGGCGATGGCGGATACCCTGGATGCAGAGGTGCATCTGGTCAATGCCTACCCGGCAACGCCGGTCAATATTACCATTGAGCTGCCGGAGTTTGACCCAGCGTCATACTCCGATGCCGTCCGGGGCCACCACCTGACTTCCATGAAGGCCCTGCGCCATAAACACGGTTTGCCGGAAGAACAAACTCATGTGGTGGAAGGTTTACCGGAAGACGTGATCCCCAGCGTGGCCAAAGAGCTGGATGCCGAGCTGGTGATCCTGGGGACGACCGGGCGAACCGGGTTGTCCGCGGTCTTCATTGGCAATACCGCTGAACATACCATTGATCGCCTGAACTGTGATTTACTGGCACTAAAACCGGAAGGTTATGTCAGTCCGCTCAGCCCGCATCCGGAGCAAGATTAA
- a CDS encoding sulfite exporter TauE/SafE family protein gives MDAAISTDFIAAFVIGLMGAGHCLGMCGGVAAALTLGIPGQQDTRRWPYLLCYNAGRLISYAIAGAIIGGAFAGMAALSGHATALISLRLLAAVMMILLALYLGQWWQAITHLERLGQYLWRLISPQAKSLLPLKSPAAALPFGLLWGWLPCGLVYSTLSWAAVSGSASSGAAVMLAFGMGTLPAMIAVGSLAQQLQQVLKNLYFKRASALMLLLYGVHTGYIAINQIL, from the coding sequence ATGGACGCAGCTATCTCAACTGATTTTATCGCCGCCTTTGTGATTGGCCTGATGGGAGCCGGGCATTGCCTGGGGATGTGTGGCGGGGTCGCCGCCGCCCTCACGCTCGGCATTCCCGGCCAACAAGATACACGCCGCTGGCCGTATCTGCTCTGCTACAACGCTGGACGGCTGATCTCCTATGCGATTGCCGGCGCCATCATCGGAGGAGCGTTTGCCGGCATGGCTGCCCTCAGCGGTCATGCCACTGCCCTGATCTCGCTGCGGTTACTGGCTGCGGTCATGATGATCTTGCTGGCGTTATATCTGGGTCAGTGGTGGCAGGCAATCACTCATCTGGAGCGACTCGGGCAATATCTGTGGCGACTGATTTCGCCTCAGGCCAAGTCCCTGCTGCCGCTCAAGTCTCCTGCTGCCGCGTTACCGTTTGGCCTGCTCTGGGGCTGGCTGCCGTGCGGATTGGTCTACTCAACCTTAAGCTGGGCTGCTGTTTCCGGGAGTGCGTCTTCCGGCGCTGCGGTTATGCTGGCTTTCGGGATGGGGACCTTACCGGCCATGATCGCCGTCGGTTCGCTGGCTCAGCAGCTCCAACAGGTTTTAAAGAATCTCTATTTCAAGCGAGCCAGTGCCTTGATGCTCCTCTTGTACGGGGTCCATACTGGTTATATCGCAATCAATCAAATTTTGTAG
- the ttcA gene encoding tRNA 2-thiocytidine(32) synthetase TtcA — protein sequence MNQKDTRKDTLEFNKLQKRLRRNVGNAIIDYNMIEENDVVMACISGGKDSFAMLDILLNLQKAAPIKFDVVAVNLDQKQPGFPEHILPDYFESLDIPYYIVDKDTYSVVKEKVPEGKTTCGLCSRLRRGTLYSFAEKIGATKIALGHHLDDIVETLFLNMFHGSRMKAMPPKLRSDDGRNVVIRPLTYCREKDLIKYAEHKEFPIIPCNLCGSQENLQRQAIKAMLVEWDKKTPGRVESIFKSIQNVSPSQLADKELFDFVNLPLDRDGEREEYAFTEAVVSSTNIDESMFIDVTNI from the coding sequence ATGAATCAGAAAGATACAAGAAAAGATACACTTGAATTCAACAAACTCCAGAAGCGCCTGCGGAGAAATGTTGGCAATGCCATCATTGACTACAACATGATCGAAGAAAATGATGTGGTGATGGCCTGTATCAGTGGCGGTAAAGATTCATTTGCGATGTTAGATATTCTATTGAATCTACAAAAAGCTGCACCGATTAAGTTTGATGTTGTTGCAGTGAACCTGGATCAGAAACAGCCGGGTTTCCCTGAGCATATTTTGCCTGATTATTTCGAAAGCCTGGATATTCCATACTACATCGTCGACAAAGATACTTACTCGGTGGTCAAAGAGAAGGTGCCGGAAGGAAAAACAACTTGCGGCCTGTGTTCACGCCTGCGTCGCGGCACGCTGTATTCTTTTGCTGAGAAGATTGGTGCGACCAAAATTGCGCTGGGTCACCACCTGGATGATATCGTCGAAACCCTGTTTTTGAACATGTTCCACGGCTCGCGGATGAAGGCAATGCCGCCGAAACTGCGCTCTGATGATGGTCGGAACGTGGTCATTCGCCCGCTGACGTATTGCCGTGAAAAAGATCTGATCAAGTATGCGGAGCATAAAGAGTTCCCGATCATCCCATGCAACCTGTGTGGTTCTCAGGAAAACCTGCAACGCCAGGCGATCAAAGCGATGCTGGTTGAATGGGATAAGAAAACACCGGGCCGTGTTGAGAGCATTTTCAAGTCAATTCAGAATGTCAGCCCGAGCCAATTAGCCGACAAAGAGCTGTTTGACTTCGTTAATCTCCCGCTGGATCGTGACGGCGAGCGGGAAGAGTATGCTTTCACAGAAGCGGTTGTTTCATCGACCAATATCGACGAGTCTATGTTCATTGATGTGACTAACATTTAA
- a CDS encoding DJ-1/PfpI family protein yields MDRKKVGILIFDDVEVLDYCGPFEVFSTTRLSEDNRRESQSPFDVVLIAEQHAPVVTTGGMRVLPDHDFHDCPALDVLVVPGGWGTRPQMENPQLLTWLRERVPTLELLTSVCTGALVLGKAGLLEGKQVTTHWRSLDWMQELFPHTTVLKKQHVVEDGDLLTSAGISAGIDMALKVVSRYCGEPVARATAKHMEYPFPDHNERRIEI; encoded by the coding sequence ATGGACAGAAAAAAAGTTGGGATTTTGATTTTTGATGATGTGGAGGTGCTCGATTATTGCGGGCCTTTTGAAGTTTTTTCGACCACACGGCTGAGTGAGGATAATCGCCGGGAGTCGCAATCACCTTTTGATGTTGTTCTGATAGCAGAACAGCATGCGCCGGTTGTCACCACGGGCGGGATGCGGGTGCTGCCGGATCACGATTTTCATGATTGTCCGGCACTGGATGTGTTAGTCGTCCCGGGCGGATGGGGAACCCGGCCGCAAATGGAGAACCCGCAGCTTTTGACCTGGTTAAGAGAGAGGGTCCCGACGCTGGAGCTGCTGACATCCGTTTGTACCGGCGCACTGGTACTGGGCAAGGCCGGATTGCTGGAAGGGAAACAGGTCACGACCCACTGGCGCTCACTGGACTGGATGCAGGAGCTGTTTCCGCACACAACGGTGCTGAAAAAACAACACGTGGTCGAAGACGGTGATTTGCTGACTTCAGCGGGCATCTCAGCCGGTATCGATATGGCGTTGAAAGTTGTGTCACGTTACTGTGGTGAGCCGGTTGCACGCGCCACTGCGAAGCATATGGAATATCCTTTCCCGGATCATAACGAACGTCGCATCGAGATTTAA
- a CDS encoding MFS transporter yields MNTTIGESKVSQLRDTSVSQQRPVTNQNLDLPLVLILLMAMALPMLVLYANGALASLMLVENYINPTILGTFTLSAFGVAAILSLNAGRWVKKWGIRSAMVSLFLLTGLSFTVLIWVEHWLGMALAIAVCGIAQALANPATNQAIAAQVPAPQKALMVGVKQSGVQLSALAAGSVLSMAAITWGWRAAFALMIPLCLGMAGLAAGKNWQAKVPAQRVSVRGKGDQRLLASLMIMQAGVGITLAAFITQIPLIAAQIGMTTQQAAFLITLFGGMGIVSRLILTPLASKFRHESELLLRLYPAAGLALLCAFNATDELLWLIHAGVVGIGMTLVASNAVAMAMVIKYPAFGDIPTASGRVSAAFFGGLAIGSLLFQMATNLTPLFHAGLGLLLLCMAICGGAAVFLRNATTRDS; encoded by the coding sequence GTGAATACCACCATAGGAGAATCAAAAGTGAGTCAATTGCGTGATACATCCGTCAGTCAACAGCGTCCGGTTACGAACCAGAATCTCGACCTTCCCCTGGTACTGATCCTGCTTATGGCAATGGCATTGCCAATGCTTGTGCTATACGCCAACGGCGCACTGGCATCTCTGATGCTGGTCGAAAACTATATCAACCCGACAATACTCGGCACGTTTACGTTGTCAGCCTTTGGGGTCGCCGCCATACTCTCGCTCAATGCCGGACGTTGGGTAAAGAAATGGGGGATTCGCAGCGCGATGGTGTCTTTATTTCTTCTAACCGGGCTGTCGTTTACAGTATTAATTTGGGTGGAACACTGGCTGGGAATGGCCTTGGCCATTGCGGTCTGCGGTATTGCTCAGGCCCTTGCGAACCCGGCGACGAATCAGGCGATAGCGGCTCAGGTTCCGGCTCCTCAGAAAGCGTTGATGGTCGGCGTAAAGCAATCCGGTGTACAGCTATCAGCGTTGGCAGCCGGCTCTGTGCTGTCCATGGCGGCCATTACATGGGGCTGGCGGGCGGCGTTTGCATTGATGATTCCGCTTTGTCTCGGGATGGCTGGCTTGGCGGCCGGAAAGAACTGGCAAGCGAAAGTACCAGCACAGCGCGTTTCTGTCCGGGGAAAAGGAGACCAGCGCCTGCTGGCATCTTTGATGATCATGCAGGCGGGCGTCGGCATCACGCTGGCTGCATTTATTACTCAAATCCCGCTGATTGCAGCCCAGATAGGGATGACCACGCAACAAGCAGCATTCCTGATCACCTTATTTGGCGGGATGGGCATTGTGTCCCGCTTGATACTCACCCCGTTGGCAAGCAAATTTCGTCACGAATCTGAGCTGTTGCTAAGACTGTATCCTGCTGCCGGTTTAGCACTGTTGTGCGCATTTAATGCAACAGATGAGCTGCTATGGCTAATTCATGCTGGTGTTGTTGGCATCGGCATGACTTTGGTCGCCAGCAATGCGGTCGCGATGGCGATGGTGATTAAATATCCGGCTTTTGGGGATATTCCCACAGCATCGGGACGTGTTTCGGCGGCGTTCTTTGGCGGTTTGGCCATCGGCTCCCTTTTGTTCCAGATGGCCACAAATCTGACCCCGTTATTTCACGCGGGTCTTGGGCTGTTGCTGCTGTGTATGGCAATTTGTGGGGGCGCTGCGGTGTTTTTGCGGAACGCAACAACGCGGGATTCCTAG
- a CDS encoding TonB-dependent receptor encodes MYYGEKNMKQRNFIWIGILQATCVNAQDAISHPPPDETMVVEAKYWPESGANIPATRHSIPAEAFASPALENIERLSQYVANTIVENSSVQPRVIIRGQSSFDTALSSPVGYMIDGVSLPLGIRQAPDFLGIENVEVIKGAQGSYYGRNSESGVIKISSLAPSNMTSGWGEYSYLLSEAGKGHAAGHQLEAGVQGGTDSLAALIAIRAVDAESPYYNAFRQSADENDHDRLHVMTGFNYTPGENTTIELRSRWQDSNNGRATMRFLSGPMKTDRFTVNQNTLSNEDKTTSLHALRVDHEFDETMLTAITGYTDYLQDFTIDADTGPRPVPATTSHLHDITVSQEIRLVSRHTSGIQWAAGTYLYQQDTHTDFTMGFSGPPRRTDIEQWGIASFGHLQVPLGNALTVTAGLRVEHTDQDGSMSGIGPQPITANLSEVQWLPNVIASYQLDPQQMTYASWSTGYLPGGFNYSSAISRDNFTYEAEYTHSFELGYQSHWFDQNLQTDLALFYNQINDKQMIDILPGMVQKVSNASEADIYGIEGLLNWQIDEQWGLNVQVGLQQGESKFSSGSPIAPGQSRNDLPNTPDYTWSVGLSYAPILAVSTELAIRGSDDYYFDSKNTLKQDAYEIVDFSADYQIDSLTLAFAINNIFDKSIFSRAVNTPAGIIVEDTQPRTFSISANYQW; translated from the coding sequence ATGTACTACGGAGAGAAGAACATGAAACAAAGGAATTTCATCTGGATTGGCATCCTGCAAGCAACCTGCGTGAATGCTCAAGATGCAATCAGTCATCCCCCCCCGGATGAAACCATGGTTGTCGAGGCAAAATACTGGCCGGAGTCTGGTGCAAATATTCCGGCCACGCGCCATTCAATTCCTGCGGAAGCCTTTGCCTCCCCGGCCCTGGAGAATATTGAACGCCTGAGCCAGTATGTTGCGAACACTATTGTGGAAAACTCATCGGTGCAACCCAGAGTGATTATTCGTGGTCAGTCATCCTTCGATACCGCCCTGAGTAGCCCGGTCGGCTATATGATTGACGGCGTATCGTTACCGCTGGGTATCAGGCAGGCCCCTGACTTTCTTGGTATTGAGAACGTTGAAGTGATCAAAGGTGCGCAGGGAAGCTATTATGGACGTAATTCGGAGTCCGGTGTGATCAAAATCAGTAGCTTGGCGCCAAGCAATATGACTTCAGGCTGGGGGGAGTATAGCTATCTGCTATCAGAAGCCGGAAAAGGGCATGCGGCCGGCCACCAGCTCGAAGCCGGCGTTCAGGGAGGGACCGATAGTCTTGCTGCCTTAATTGCGATTCGTGCCGTTGATGCAGAGAGTCCTTACTACAACGCATTCCGTCAGTCCGCGGATGAAAATGATCATGACCGTTTGCACGTCATGACCGGGTTCAACTATACGCCAGGCGAAAATACCACGATTGAGCTCCGAAGCCGCTGGCAAGACAGCAATAACGGCAGAGCGACTATGCGTTTTCTCTCCGGCCCGATGAAAACAGACCGTTTTACCGTCAATCAAAACACCCTGTCCAATGAGGACAAAACCACGTCGCTGCACGCTTTACGTGTCGATCATGAATTTGATGAGACCATGCTGACAGCCATTACCGGCTATACGGACTATTTGCAGGACTTCACGATTGATGCCGATACCGGCCCTCGCCCGGTCCCTGCAACGACATCACATTTACACGATATCACAGTCTCTCAGGAAATCCGTTTGGTCAGCCGCCATACCTCAGGTATCCAATGGGCGGCCGGAACCTACCTTTACCAGCAAGATACCCATACTGATTTCACGATGGGTTTTTCAGGCCCTCCCCGTCGAACAGACATTGAACAATGGGGCATTGCCAGCTTCGGTCATCTTCAGGTGCCGCTTGGTAACGCGCTTACTGTCACCGCCGGATTGCGCGTAGAACACACCGATCAGGACGGCAGTATGAGCGGTATTGGCCCACAGCCGATCACAGCCAACCTCAGCGAAGTGCAGTGGCTACCCAATGTGATTGCCAGCTACCAACTTGACCCACAACAAATGACTTATGCCAGCTGGTCGACTGGCTACTTACCCGGAGGCTTTAACTACAGCTCTGCCATTTCAAGGGATAATTTTACTTATGAAGCGGAATATACGCATAGCTTTGAGCTGGGTTACCAGAGTCATTGGTTCGACCAAAATCTCCAAACAGATCTTGCCTTGTTCTACAACCAGATCAATGACAAGCAAATGATTGATATCCTGCCGGGGATGGTTCAGAAAGTATCAAATGCTTCAGAAGCGGATATCTACGGCATTGAAGGACTGTTGAACTGGCAAATTGATGAGCAATGGGGGCTAAACGTTCAAGTCGGTCTGCAGCAGGGTGAAAGCAAATTCTCATCAGGCTCCCCTATCGCGCCGGGGCAATCCCGCAATGATTTACCAAACACGCCGGATTACACCTGGTCGGTCGGATTAAGCTATGCGCCAATTCTGGCTGTCTCGACGGAGCTGGCGATCCGTGGCAGTGATGATTATTACTTCGACAGTAAAAACACATTAAAACAAGACGCGTATGAAATCGTCGATTTCAGTGCAGACTATCAAATTGATTCGCTTACGCTTGCCTTCGCCATCAACAATATTTTCGATAAATCGATCTTTAGCCGAGCCGTCAATACGCCAGCTGGAATCATTGTTGAAGATACCCAGCCCCGAACGTTCTCGATTTCAGCGAATTATCAGTGGTAA
- the ccoS gene encoding cbb3-type cytochrome oxidase assembly protein CcoS, translating into MSSLYLLIPIAIIFVCIAVGIFLWAVRSEQFEDLERRGYDILFDEGENENTDKPAKKRD; encoded by the coding sequence ATGTCTAGTCTTTATCTGTTGATACCTATCGCGATCATTTTTGTTTGTATTGCTGTCGGCATTTTTCTTTGGGCCGTCAGGAGTGAGCAATTTGAAGATCTGGAGCGCCGCGGTTACGACATCCTGTTTGACGAGGGTGAAAACGAAAACACGGACAAGCCAGCCAAAAAACGCGATTAA